CACAggcacacataaacacacacacacactcgaataTGCATagagcacagcaacaacaacgaattcGGCGACGACGCACGTTGCAGGCAGCACAGACAATTGACCGAGTACTAACTTTTATGATttcataaattgtattaaattatgttcacatatacatatgtacaacaAACTATATGTATTTCAGCTGTGTTGcttaattaactttaatttgtttccTGTCGTTGTATGGGTGCATACTATTTTGATTGTGTCGCGCTTATGATGAGATGcccgtgtctgtgtgtgcgtatcTGTGTCTATGCCACagaatttgcaataaaataaaggcAGGGCCAACAGCGCCACACACACTTGTTAGTTATTATAAATCTTGCACGCATCAAACACTTTGTATGCGTGGTTTACACAAATATAGAATTATGAACTGTGCACTCCACGATCTATTATGCTTACGCTACGTATTTGACAGCATCAACatttgcaacaaaaataatctttcgcttctttttttaCGCACTGCTCTCGTTTTATACTTACGGAGAGACGACGAGAGAGCAAATGAAACTatgaacaacgacaacggcgacGACTGAATACGGATAAAAGAACGTTAGCAGCGAACCTTTCGATTTTGCAACAGTTGTTTCGATTTCAGATAGTTAAGCTACATTATTTATAGTAATTGTTGTTTCTTTGTCCACgcttttatgttgtttttaacTAACTAATGCTAATATCGCGCAGAAATCAGTTCTTGTCCGACGAGAAACgccatttttattgttggttCCCGAGAAGGGTGACCGCAggttgaaattcaaaatgtactaCTCCATATTGtgttaaaatactaaaataataccaCCAGTTATCTTTTTGCCTCCTGCTATATAAAAGAGCCGTTacctgttttttttataattagaaagcatatttcattatttacaaataacaatatattGAACCAGTTtcacttaaataataaaagttgacAATTTATTGGGCTCATTAAATTGTTGATGCTTCTATTAAAGAATTTcagaagaaaaatatataattctaaTCCAAAATTAAagattgtaaatatatatttaatttttaattatttttcttgaaGGGTTTCTTTAAAGGGTTAGGTCATTTTTTAGTTCcctttataaatacatattgaaagttaatttttattataaatataccttTTTAAGTGTAACCgtcttttaattataaaagctGGTAACACTTGCAAATCAACTTGCGGTCACACTACACTAAACATTTTGGCGGTGTTTACGTagaatatttgttttcattggaGATTGTTTTGTGGGTAAACAAAATGTCAATTACTTTGGATTTTGATATTCAGCAATTGGACAACAAGAGACCAATGCAGCTGCACTATTTACCAGCCAAAATCGTTGGTGACGGCGAGTGCACAGATGTCGATAAACACTTTAACAATTATACGCGTGATACGCCAGAATTCGGCAAAGGCATTTTATCAAATGCTCTTAGAGGATATCCACTACTTGGAAAGCGGGAATCAGTGCCCAAGGGATACAAAGGCCTCGTACTGCAGGAGACGGATGAAAACCAAGCAGATCGACAACTGAGACTGACAGGCACATTCCAAGACTTCACGTATTGGAATTATGATAAAGTACCCTCCAAGGGAGATGGCTATCAGCAGGCATTGGTCATGTTAGAAGTGGCCGAAGCGGTAAGATTATAATGCATTCCATTTTACTACTTGTACACTTATGTTTTACATACAGTTAGCAGCGCCCATAAGCGAAGATGCGCTGGAAAACGAGatgaagctgcagcagcaggccaaaaaagaaaacgcttAAATGTTGTTGAGCGCTTACAGCGTTAAGTATAAAGTATTCCAAAAAGCTATTCAAATATGTTCACAATACACTTTAGACttacaatttgtataaaagattcaaatataaatacgtatgtatgtatatggatGCAATGGTTATTTGGAGTAGTTAGTTTCTCGTGTGGGGTGGATGGAGTAACCTTATTCGTCCGCGTCCTCAAAgcgctcatcatcatcgtcaagGCTAAGATTCTGCATGCCGCCAACTTCGCCACCATTGCGACCCAGTGTAAGGACATCCTCCACCATGTCCTGATCATCAAAGGCCATGCCAACGCCACCAGCATCCTCCATGGGATCGCTATCCTCCGAGTTGCTGTCCGCCGAGTCAGGATGTAATGCCTGACAAGTGGTCATAGCATTGTACATGGTGTCCACAGTGTGTATATCATCGGGCAGCAGCCAGCACTCGGTAACATCGTCTAGTTGCTGATCGACTGCATCCTCAAAGTTGTCATCGTCCTCGTCATCGTCTAGGTCATCACTACCATTGCCCTCATCTACATCGTTGTTaacaactgctgcagcagcattaCGCTGTTGCTCATCGTTAGCACCATTCTGGCCATTGATTTCGAGACTACGTCCCATGTAGACTCCTTCCCATTCCACTTTGCGATCCAGCATAAAgtaaatacatttcctggGATTCGAAGAAATGCCATGTAAGCTGACTTGCTTCCACTCAATCGAAATGCCCTCTTGGAGATCCACCGGTTGCCAAGAAAGCGTGCTGTTCAAAAAAAGcccaaagcaaaaagcaatttGGAAATCATGTTTTAAGCATAGACTGcgtcttttcttctttttgcacTCACTTTTGCGAAATATATATAGTGCCTTGGCCAACGACTTTATCGCCAAGTTTTAGTTTAATATTGTTAGCCGTGTACAAGAGACCATGCTCAGGAGGGCTAATAGGCATTATTAATACCATTTTAATAGAAAACTGTGCGAAAACACACCACAATAAACAGTTTTGCAGACCGTCTGGCAGCGGTAAATTCAACTGGTGTTGGGTAACGTTAGCTGTAATGTCAGTGCTGTGAacgagaaattaaataaataaaataaaaatcatcaATTCACACaatgtttgtttaaatttgtatacgtatttattataagtcctaatatattatattaaatttaaaaagtaatttgcGGTAAATAATTCGATAATTATTGCACATTTCTTAGTTTCTTCGTTTCCTAACACTTTTTGCGTATTATTTTGGCAACGAGTGGCAACTCTGCAATTCAATTCACAGCGGTTGGTGAAGAGCGTCGGCAATTTTCCGACAATTAATTTTCAGAGTAAAGCAGCGAAAATGAGACGTGCGGTTAATGTCGAATAGTGCAGAATATAGTTAATTAGTTTTAGTGACTAAGTGCGAAATAACAATCGGAGTGCATGGCTTAATGTTAGGAGCATCCCATTTACTAGCTATTGTTATCCTGCGCGTTATTTCCGTTTCGTTTTCGGGTTTcgttcgttgtttttgttgttttcgctgcagcagctgctaacgacaaacacacatacacatatacaaatcGCATACATAGTCAGCGCtatattttcgttttggaCCGACGTCACATCATCATACATATCCAACAATGGACATGGAATACGTGAATATCAATGAATTTAACGACCTCGAGCTGGCGACGCGCATGCGCACCTGCAACTATGAGAAATATAAATCTCTCGTACGCATGCATCTCTCGTTTGAGCTTGAATTGAACACCGATGAGTAAGCTGAATGAAAATCATTGCAgtcgtgtgtatgtgtgactATATGTATTACCGCACCAATTGTAGATTCGATTTAGCCTGCCACGAGATTGTGTACGAGGACAAAGGCAAGCTCAAGAAATGGAATCGCCTGTCGAAGAAGCATCGTTTGGGCCACGGTGGCAACACAGCTGGCGTTGCAACAGTGACGGGCTGTGCCACAGGTGCTGGTAGCAAATCTGTGGGCAACAGTCCCACGGAATGCTTGCAGCAACAGATCGATGCGGGCTTTCTAATGCATCTCCTGGAGCTCAAAGAGTTTCTGATGCTCGAGAAGAGTGAGTAAAGTGCATTTGACTTTGCTTTGAGGGCTAACAACATCCCAATCTCTTACTCTCTTAGATCTTACTCAGGAGGGCATATTTCGTAAAACAGGTGCCGTATCCAGGCAAAACGAACTGCGTTTGCATATACAACAGGACAAGCCACTGGAACTGGAACAATCGGAATTCTCAGCCCACGATTGTGCCACAGTTTTCAAGAGTTTTCTCGCCGAATTACCCGAACCATTGCTCACAGATGCCCACTATCCAGCACATCTACAGATAGCACCACTGTGCCAAGCTCTTACCGAAGAAAGAACACAGTCGACTTTGGAGCGTCAGCAACACTTGCTAAACTCGGTGCAATTGCTCTTATTATTGCTGCCTGAGGAGCATCGTGAGTTGCTCAAACACATTATTGAAATGCTGCATGCCGTCTCATTGCACGAGCAGAGCAATAAGATGACAGCAACCAATTTGGCCACGATATTTACACCACATCTTATCTGTCCACGCAACCTGCCGCCTGAGGTATTGCACTATACGGCGAAACGGATGTCAAGCATCATCGCTTACATGATATCCCGCAACCTCGACATCTTTGCTGTGCCTGCGAAACTGGCAACTGATATTCGGGCGTACTTTCTTGAACGCAAACGCAAGAAAACAATGTCGCCGGAGCAAACGCTTGACGAATCCATCTCGGACATCTCGACGGTCAACACGGTGTACACTTTTGTAGATCGTGCAGCCACCGCTGCGGCCACTAATACTAACACTACGGATACGGAGCTGGCCCAGCTATATGCTCACATTCAAAGTCTGCCCGAGTCATCGAAGAAACGGCGACTAATCAAGCAATTCAACAAGCAGAATGGGCAGGGTATAAGAACAATAAGTTTTATGTATTACTTGAGTTTTTAATGTAACATCTCATTATGCTCAGGTACTCCACTACAGTTGGTTGTAATGAATCGACTAAAGAACAATGAGGCAACTCGCAGCGCCAAATCATTGGGCGATTCTATCAAGAAGCACATCTTTCACAAGAGCCTTATGTCGCGTACCCCAAAACGTGCGCCTGCTTTGCAAGCTATGAGCGGATCAGAGGTGGGTGTTGGTTTGGttattttgcagtttatatatataaacatcgACTccaattcacaaaattatcaAATGTAACGAGTCGTTAATTTTAGAGAAGAGTTTGTGATTCtgttttcattaattgtatattgtttGGATATATCGCcagcaaataattttcatatgaAAAATACCAGCGgtaatttaatgaaaacaagGATTGATCTATTTGCTACTTAATCGTAgcactcttttgctttttatgttgTAATCTAACCGCATGTCTTTGTCCTTGACGCAGACGCCAAATTTATCGCATGCCAAGGCGCCCAAGTTGCGCGTGCTATTCCAAAGTCCCACGCCTGCGATGTCATTGCCTCCATCATCCATCAGCGTCACCGCATCTGGCACTAACCCTTTGCACACGCTTCAGAAATCCATTTCATCCACATCGCTGAAGATCGAATCATCGTCAGACAGTAGCAGTAGCTGTGGTGcgaatagcagcagcagccactcgGCGCCCGTCAGTCGCCAGCAATCACATGAGCTGGCGTCTGTGCCCGCCGCTGTGCCCGAATTGGACGAGATCGATACACGGTGTGTGACCCCGTTAAAGGT
This is a stretch of genomic DNA from Drosophila albomicans strain 15112-1751.03 chromosome 3, ASM965048v2, whole genome shotgun sequence. It encodes these proteins:
- the LOC117567158 gene encoding uncharacterized protein LOC117567158, giving the protein MSITLDFDIQQLDNKRPMQLHYLPAKIVGDGECTDVDKHFNNYTRDTPEFGKGILSNALRGYPLLGKRESVPKGYKGLVLQETDENQADRQLRLTGTFQDFTYWNYDKVPSKGDGYQQALVMLEVAEALAAPISEDALENEMKLQQQAKKENA
- the LOC117567157 gene encoding methylosome subunit pICln, whose protein sequence is MVLIMPISPPEHGLLYTANNIKLKLGDKVVGQGTIYISQNTLSWQPVDLQEGISIEWKQVSLHGISSNPRKCIYFMLDRKVEWEGVYMGRSLEINGQNGANDEQQRNAAAAVVNNDVDEGNGSDDLDDDEDDDNFEDAVDQQLDDVTECWLLPDDIHTVDTMYNAMTTCQALHPDSADSNSEDSDPMEDAGGVGMAFDDQDMVEDVLTLGRNGGEVGGMQNLSLDDDDERFEDADE
- the LOC117567156 gene encoding uncharacterized protein LOC117567156 gives rise to the protein MDMEYVNINEFNDLELATRMRTCNYEKYKSLVRMHLSFELELNTDEFDLACHEIVYEDKGKLKKWNRLSKKHRLGHGGNTAGVATVTGCATGAGSKSVGNSPTECLQQQIDAGFLMHLLELKEFLMLEKNLTQEGIFRKTGAVSRQNELRLHIQQDKPLELEQSEFSAHDCATVFKSFLAELPEPLLTDAHYPAHLQIAPLCQALTEERTQSTLERQQHLLNSVQLLLLLLPEEHRELLKHIIEMLHAVSLHEQSNKMTATNLATIFTPHLICPRNLPPEVLHYTAKRMSSIIAYMISRNLDIFAVPAKLATDIRAYFLERKRKKTMSPEQTLDESISDISTVNTVYTFVDRAATAAATNTNTTDTELAQLYAHIQSLPESSKKRRLIKQFNKQNGQGTPLQLVVMNRLKNNEATRSAKSLGDSIKKHIFHKSLMSRTPKRAPALQAMSGSETPNLSHAKAPKLRVLFQSPTPAMSLPPSSISVTASGTNPLHTLQKSISSTSLKIESSSDSSSSCGANSSSSHSAPVSRQQSHELASVPAAVPELDEIDTRCVTPLKVISAAAQQLISVAADKKSVAWNDRRLHEIEEYSNPCTPVQQSSRYKSEPNLCSLRPQVHGVEDDDDEEAALTPIVEVSTATSSGMGKSLTRKLMKGVSMGNLRFPFSTPETTKRLVRSVSATLKRRPSDDAKQSACHLQAADAPLLEDMDDSDLEEAQDHAIDEDTLSETNASSNELPAGIGLPGNIDYHQQLLQSSVYRNLDLITSTPSLRMGRRSMSPITKSTQRMPKAMQESIMTPRSRKPVMLLNALGNGDKQPNPCFVDQAEQTDQDELMDSKQLEPPALHCEDATSLGGYADILRRQYINGTLLSSRQRSSSSSNSNSTEEPSLEGKPHNALTSDFKEYLLTRSVLTASPADLSFASRSDDFGGTNTTQDIEDYDESELSPSLLYCLDGNEPAAVASPLGSFNSSGRKRSADTPLITGIIPDGDDDHNKENILFRDDEDADEHLLTKKLLITSREEYPGETAL